The genomic interval gTCGACCCTCGGAAGGACAAGAAAGCGAAGTCGCACCTACTGCAGTCGCTGCCAGAGGATCTCCTCATGCAGGTGACGAAGAAACGGTCGGCGAAGGAAGTATGGGATTGTCTCAAGACAAGATTCGTAGGTGCTGATCGAGTGCGTAACGTGCGGCTGCAGACGCTGAAGGGCAAATTCGGCGCCATGGTGATGGAGCTGGGGGAAACCCTGGATCAGTACGCAGGCCGCATCACCGCGATAAGCGTGCGCCACTCGGCGTTGGGCTCGACGTTGACCGATGCCGCGATGGTGAAGAAGTTGTTCAACACGGTGCTAGAGAAATTCATCAGCCTTGTCGCAGGTATTGAGTAGTTTTATAATGTTGATGACATGCCATTTGAGTAGGCTGTGGGCCGGCTTAAGGCTTACGAGGAGCGGGTGCGTAAGAAGAAGGCAGCAGACAGCGGAGTCACCGCCGACGGACAGGTTCTTCTCACTCAGGCTGAGTGGGAGGCGGGGTTTAAGAAGCATGGCGGGGAGTCATCGTCGCCTCAGAAAGGGAAAGCTTCCGATGACGGAGCTAAAGGCGGCCAGAGCGGTCGCGGACGCGGGCGAGGCCGTGGCGCGGATGGGCGCGGTGGCGCTGCTCGCGGCAACTCTGCAAGTGGctcaggcggcggtggccgtgatAAGAGCCCCATCAAATGCTTCAACTGCGAGGAGTATGGTCACTATTCCAACCAGTGTCCGCAcccgaagaagaagaaaggagaagCACACTTGGCCCAGACCGAGGACGCTGGCGCCGCGCTGCTGCTTGCGGTGACCGAGAACACGCCGGCGCGAGCGACACAGGAGATGGTTGTGCACGAGGATCGTGTGTGGCCAAAGTTGCTGCTGGCTAATGGTGGCGCAACAGTTGGAAACGTCTGGTATTTGGACAATGGCGCTAGCAACCACATGACCGGAGATTGCAAGAAATTTAGGGAGCTGGATAAATCAATCACCGGCAGCGTCAGGTTTGGGGATGCATCATCGGTGCAGATAAAAGGGAAGGGATCTATTCTCTTTTCTTGCAAGAATGGTGACCAGTGGCTTCTCTAGGATGTGTACTACATTCCTAGCCTCTATTGCAACATGGTGAGCTTGGGGCAACTCACTGAAACAGGGCATCGAGTGGTGATGGACGAGGATGTCCTCGAGGTGTTCGACAAGTGTCCTTGGCGACTGGTGATGAAGGTGAGGCGTACGTCGAATCGTCTCTACCGGATCGAGCTCAACCTTGCCCATCCGATGTCCCTGCTGTCCAGCCTTGATGATCCGGCGTGGCTGTGGTATGCACGTTTGGGGCATGTGAATTTCCAAGCGATGAAGCTGTTGGTGGATAAAGACATGGCAGTGGGCGTACATGCCATCGTCCACCCGAATCAGCTTTGTCAGGCGTGCTTGGTGGCGAAGCAAATCAGGGCGTCCTTCCCTGTGGTGGCGAACTACAGGGCAGAGGAACCACTGGAGCTCATTCACATTGATCTGTTCGGGCcgatctcgccggcgacgatggctgGTAACaagtattttgttttaatcGTTGATGACTTCACACGGTGGATGTGGGTGTTTGTGATTAAATCCAAGGATCAAGCAGTGGAGGCCTTCACCAAGTTCAAACCCTTGGCCGAGAATGTGGCCGGGCGGCGCATCAAGACGCTGAGGTCGGATCGCAGCGGCGAGTTCCTGTCCGGCGAGTTTGCACAGGTGTGCGAATCGGCTAGCATCCAGCGGCATCTCACTGCGCCGTACTCGCCGCAGCAGAACGGGGTGGTGGAGCGCCGGAACAGATCAGTGATGGCGATGGCGCACTCCCTCTTGAAGGGGATGAGTGTACCAGGCAGACTTTGGGGGGAGGCGGTGCGCCACGCGGTGTACATCCTCAATCGGCTGCCAACCAAGGCGATGGGCAATCGTACTCCGTACGAGGCGTGGACAGGGAAGAAGCCACATTTGGCACACTTGCGTGTGTTCGGGTGTACTGCATATGCGAAGATCACAACGCCACATCTTAAGAAGCTGGACGACCGGAGTGCACCGTATGTGTACTTGGGGGTGGAAGAAGGAAGCAAGGCGCATCGGCTGTTCGATCCACGTCGCGGTCGCATCCACGTAAGTCATGATGTCATATTTGAAGAAAATGCTGTTTGGCAGTGGCTTGGAGATGCAGGCGAGCAAGTCTTCGTTGAATTTGATGTTGAAGAAATCGTTGAGCCGCCAGCCGGCTCGGCGACATCGCTGCCAGGCGCGGTACCGAGGTACCAGGCGCCATCACCCGGCAGGCATCCAGGCAAGGAGCCGGTGGTGGTAGAAGAGGAAGCTTCCTCTCCAGTAGGCACGGCGGAGGCGTCACCGTCACTGCCGACCACTCCTGCCACGCCTATCGGTGAACAGAGCACACCACACTCTGCTGGCGAAATTGACACCGACGGTGCTCCTGTTCGGTACAGGCACATTGCCGATATTTTGAGAGATGCGCCCAGGGTGGATTTGGTTGATGATGAACAAGATGGTGAGGCATTGCTTGCAGAGACGGAGGAGCCGTCGGCTTACCGTGAAGCAGCCGGTCACCCGGCGTGGGAGGACGCCATGGCTATGGAGATGGATGCCATTGAGCGGAACGGGACGTGGGAGCTCACCACGTTGCCAGCTGGCCACAGGGCAATTGGGCTTAAGTGGGTTTATAAACTCAAGAAGAACACTGCGGGAGAAGTGATCAAACACAAGGCTCGGTTGGTGGCAAAAGGATATGTGCAGAGACAGGGAGTCGATTTCGATGAAGTCTTTGCACCGGTGGCAAGACTTGATACAGTAAGAGttggggaaactattttaatagctcgagtggatgtccacccgtttattgcatgtcatctaaatggttatgaaaaaaattaaaaaaatataaataagatAGATCAACATGTTATATATCagtccacaaacatgcaagttgaaattcaacttctacaagttgtaacaaaaacaacaaatttgttatttttgttacaacttgtagaagttgaatttgaacttgcatgtttgtggagtgatatattatatattgatctatcttgttaatttttttgaaaatttttcgtaaccatctagttgacatgcaataaacgggtggacatccactcgagctattagaatccatctccgtAAGAGTTGTTCTTGCTCTAGCAGCTGATCGCCGGTGGCAGGTCCACCACCTTGATGTCAAGTCAGCCTTTCTGAATGACGAGCTAGAAAAGGAGGTATATGTTGCACAGCCAGAAGGTTTTGTCAAGCAAGGCAGAGAGCATCTCATGCTCAGGTTGAACAACGCATTATATGGACTCCGGCACGCGCCACGAGCCTAGAACATTCGCCTAGATAGATGTCTGAAACACCTCGGTTTTGAGCGGTGCACGCAGGAGCAGGCTGTGTATACTCAGGGCACAGGTAGTGGTGGTGTCATCGTTGGCGTCTATGTCGACGATCTGATTGTGACTGGTGAAAATCCTGTTGAATTGAAGATGTTCAAGGAACAGATGATGGGGGAGTTCGAGATGAGTGATCTCGGTCTGCTCTCGTTCTACCTCGGGATTGAAGTTGAACAGGGAGAAAATGGAACCACGCTCAAGCAAACTGCCTATGCCAGAAAAGTGCTTTCTCAGTTCGGGATGCTGGTGTGTAATTCAACCTCAATTCCGATTGATCCAAGGATGCAGCTGAACAAAGACGCAGATGGTCACCCGGTGGATGCAACTGAGTATCGGTGAGTGATCGGCTGTCTTCGATATCTGTTACACACAAGGCCAGATCTTTCCTTTGCTGTTGGAGTGGCAAGCAGATTTATGGAGCGGCCAACTCTTATGCACTTCAAAGCAGTGAAACAAATTCTCAGATATCTTAAAGGTACAATTGATTGCGGCCTTGTGTATGCAGCTGGAAATGGTGATATGCAGATTACTGGGTATACAGACAGTGACCTCGCTGGGGATGTTGATGACCGCCGGAGCACAGGTGGTATAGCGTTCTACATCAATGGCAATTTGGTTGCTTGGAGCTCGCAGAAACAAAAGACCGTGGCACTATCGTCGTGTGAAGCTGAGTTTATGGCGGCCACGACAGCAGCTTGTCATGCGCTTTGGCTAAGAGCACTGCTGGTTGAGATTGTTGGAGGACCGACAAAGGTGGTTAAGCTGTTTGTGGATAACAAATCAGCGATTGCTCTTATGAAGAATCCAGTGTTTCATGGGAGAAGCAAGCACATCGATACACGATATCACTTCATTCGTGAGTGTGTTGATGGAGGGAAAGTGGTTATTGAGTTTGTCCGGACCGAGGAACAGTAGGCAGACGCTCTGACAAAAGGTTTGCCAGCGGCTAAGCTGGCAACGGCTCGGCACCTTCTTAGTGTTCGTTTTCTTGGGCCACAGCAGAAttaagggggagattgttgagtTTGTTATTTCAGCTGTGGCCCCAACGTGTTCCTGGGGATTGCAGTTGCAACGGTTGAAGGAATAAGTCTGCGTTTGTTAGCAGATGCAAATGATGCGGTGATCGAGTAAGAAGAAGACCGCGTCGGTAGCGTTCGTGTGCGTGAGTTTAGCGCGGGTGCGTGAGTCGTCGAATTCAGAGAAAAGCGGATCGTGGGATGGCACGATTTGAGCCTCGTATTCTTTCTTTTGTGTGGAATTTAAGTAGGAGTTTTTGTACTGTTATTCTAGTTGCATGTTACTCTGTTCAGTGAATGAAAACCACAGAAAATTAGCCCCACAAATTTCCTATCTGCTATTGTTTTCTGAAACTTCTCAATTTCCTGTGTTCTTGTTCTGCTCTGTATTCCTCTGAATCTCATTCGTTGCCGTGCCGGATTGCTGCAGTACGCACGCAAGGTGTTCGATCGAGGGTCTAGCGCTAACACCTACGGCATGCGCGTCGTCGCCCTGCAcgccgacacggcggcggccaggaCGATCGATCTGCCGCTGGGGTGCATCGACAGGATGCTGGGCTGCAGCAACGCCAAGAGCATGAGTGAGCTCATGCTGGTCGCGTCGCGGGGCGGGGCGGTGTTGAGCCTTATCATGGCGGAGCGCGAGGTGATCTCGGTGTGGAcgttggaggaggaggcggcggcggcggagaggtggAGCCGGCAGGTGGTGATTGCGAGGGTGGCGATCGATCGGAGCGTGGAAGCACGGAGATTGTACCAGACCGTCTTCTTCGAGGGGTTtggggagaggagcggcacCGTGCTGATGAGGATCGTCAACGTCGGGCTCGTGCAGCTCGACGtagcaacgaagaaggcgattGTTGTGCGGGACAGCGGCGCCGATAAATGGTGGGGCAGGTCCATGTCCAGGGCGTGCTTGCACGAGATGAATTTGTACTCTTTGCTCCAAAGCATGAAACCCTTGTGATCTACTATTTAGGTTagaagactttctagtattgtccatattcattaacatatatatgaatgtgggcaatactaagaaagtcttataatatgaaacgaaggaagtagctTGAGCgcctaagagaaaaaaaagaatgaattcGATTCTGTTATTCGCCTtaagaatgatttttttaatttctgatTAGTTATTAATACCGCTCCTTCGGAAATCCCTTTAACATTACTCGTCAAAAATATTCCTACATGTTCTGGTGGTAGACTGGTAAGTGGTAACCACCAAGTAGAGAGGTACTTACTATACTTTTGTCTCGTGTGATCTTTTATCTGCGATTGGGTTGTCAGATTCTGAAACTTCAACTATAAAAGCTGATCAAACCTAACAAGAAATTTCCAGTTCAAAGTTAAACAAACCTCCAACTTCCTAATACAAACTTTCCAAATTAAAAAGTAGGAGAAGAATGAAATTCCACCTCGACTGGGAGTCTGGGGCTCTTCCATAGATGGGGATTGCTAGTTGGCGCGCGCGCCAGCTGCTCCCGGGCCTTCGGCCCATCAgcccatttttccttttttttttcgcgatttgtttttttctttttcttttgcgattttttcggttttttcgATTAccttttttaatctttagcacacttattttttttcaaaatgttttgagttgaaagtttaaatcttaacttgaaaatttttaaatctgatttgaaagtattcaaatctcgagttgaaagttttcgaatctgagtccaaagttttcgaatctgagtccaaagttttcaaatctcaagttgaaagtttttaaatccgagtcgaaagttttcatattttttcaaatctgtacttgaaagttttcaaatcttgagttgaaagtttttaaatctgagttgaaaatttttaaatatgacttgaaagttttcaaaatttgtcttacacatttaaatttcgagttgaaaatttcaaattgagttttgaaagtttttaaaatttgacttcaaaagttttcaaatctaacttaaaagtttttaatcggttagtagaaaaaatatttcagaaaaaagaaaattatatctTAATTACCGTCATTATATATCTACTAATCACTTAGTTAATTAGATTAAACTATTGGAAACGCTCGCCGCCAACGAAACGCGTTAGCTTTTCCGCCCATAGATTCCCTTTTCCCGGCCCAATTCCAGCAGATTGGTTCTCATATTGGGCCACATGGGCCTCCACCTCCGCATGCACGAGAGGCGGCCCACGAGTAGTCGATCCAGCCCTCTCCAGAAGCATCTCCTgcgctgaaaaaaaaatacaaaaataaaatcaagaaACGAATTCGTCCTCGACTCGTCTTCGTCTTCGCCTCGTcgtccccttcttcttccccaagAAGAAGGCAGCGAAACCGACctcgcgccgcctcccacctTCCCGTTTCTTCTTTCTTGCGCCGCAAGAACGCGAATAGCTTTATCTACCGCCGCTCTCTTCCACTCCGGCTCGCCGCGCGTCGCCTGCCTCGCTCCCACCGTTTCCGTCTCGCCGGAATCCTCCCCCCTCCGCCCGCGGATACAGTTGTCCCCGGTCGGTGTCGATATGgtacgcctcctcctcctcctcctcctcctcctctgctctcCCTCATCATCCGAGGAATTTCCAGCCTCGGTGTCCCGCACGGTCTGGTCCCCGGGCCGGGTGTTCATCAATGCGAGGCACAAAGTTTTCCAGACCTGTCACCAGTGTAGAATCGAGAGGCGCTGTACAATACGATGATATTAGTTAGTAGCGTGTGTTCGAGAATCGAGAGGAGGTGCTGTACAATACGATGATAAAAACGttgggggattttttttttctgccatgGTTGTCTCCGCGCGTCCTTTTGCGATGTGGAGAGGTCTCTGACTTGGGGAGCTAGGAGGAATCGGGCATTAAGTCCCGGGTGGTGTTTGTGTGGTCAGGGGAAGAGCAGCAGACGCCGGACTGCACTGCCTTGCACCTGCGGTTTATATTCTTTTCTTGGTTCATGTGCTAAAATCTCCAATTGAGTTGTTCACCTTTGTTGTAATGTCGTTGATTAGTCAGGAAGTCATGTCTAGTTGCTCCTTTTTTTGGTTGAGCCAAACTGTCCTTTTTATACAGAAAAGTAAACTATGTTAGTGTGGTTAGTGATCTTCAAATGCAAAGATGTTAAATTGTTAAGATCAGATTTTTAGTACGTTTTGTTTGATTaaacctgcagcagcagcttaTCGTTAAAGTAAAGTTTAAGAATACGAGTCTCATGACCGGTTTCAGGGTGATTGTGGGTAACATAATGAATTCCACTGTAGGGGTTTGGTTATATTCAATCGTGCTTCCTAAAAAAGTAGTCATGCCGCAAATTGCTCATTTAGATTGTTGTGCGACTGTAAGGGATATGATCTGAGAACTGTATCGCCTTGCTCATATAGTTTGTTGTTATGTAAGGTGTTCAGTCTGAGAACTGCATCGCCTTGCATCTCCAGAACAAAAAAAGAAGTGCATGTTTGTCCTAGCAATATGAGCTTCAGTTTTTTCAATTCTGCAAATTGAAGTCCGTACCAAATATTACTGTGACTTGAGTATTGCATCTGATCACCATCTTGGAACATTTTGTGTTGCCAACAGGCTACTCCCTTGGTAGCTGGGTTGTCAGTAGCTGCTGCTGCAATGGGAAGCAGATATATGCTCCAGGCATGGCAAGCCTTCCGGACCCGTGCAGCAATGCCACGAGTGCGGCGGTTCTACCCTGGTGGATTCGAGAGAGAAATGACAAGAAGAGAGGCGGCGCTGATCCTTGGCGTAAGGTGGGTTTTCTTCTCAATTCTTTGCACCTGTAGACTGTATCCTGTATGATGTTTTTTAAATCTCTTGTTAAGCTTAATGATCTTCAGTTGTTTTGGTGTTAAAGAGTGTTTTGCCACTGTCTTTGGTACTTATAGAAACCATTTTCTTGTATCAGAGAACGTGCTGCATTCAATAAGATCAAGGAGGCTCACAAGAGGGTAATGGTAGCCAATCACCCTGATGCTGGTGGGAGCCATTACATCGCTTCGAAGATAAATGAGGCAAAGGACATGCTGATGGGGAAAGGAAAATCTGGTTCCATGTTTTAATCTGTCTAAAAGGAAACAGAATTTTGTTTTTGCCATGACCATGATGACTTGTAGTGGTTCATGTTAATCGACCTTAACATGCTGTGCTGATTGTACCATAGATCTGAACCAAAAAACAAATGCAAGTTACTGGATTGAGTAACTCAATATCCTGCTAAAGTATATTGTTCAGAGCCTCCAGTCTGCGTTTTTTTTAAGCTTAGGTTGAAGCCATTTTGAATTCTTTCTTGCTAGATGATGGAATTGTAACTTAGGCTgtatgtgtttagttccacgtcaaaattggaagtttgaagaaattgaaatgatgtgacggaaaagttggaagtttgtgtgtgtaggaaagttcgatgtgacagaaaagttggaagtttgaagaaaaaaagttggaatctaaacagggccttacttACTgatggcctggtttagttcccaactttttcttcaaactttcaacttttccatcacatcaaaacttttctacacacacaaacttccaactttttcgtcgcATCGTtcaaatttcaatcaaactttcaattttggtgtgaactaaacacacccaatgTTATACTATGGCCTGGTtcagtttccaactttttcttcaaacttccaatttttccatcacatcaaaactttcctacacacacaaactttcaacttttccgttacatcgttccaatttcaatcaaacttccaattttagtgtgaactaaacacacccttatgtGAGGATGCACAAAGATgagtaagggggtgtttagatccaggggtgtaaagttttggcgtgttacATCGGATATTGTATAGGGTGTCGCATTGGGTGTTCgggcattaataaaaaaactaattacagaatccgtcagtaaacagcaaacgaatttattaagcctaattaatccatcattagtaaatgtttactgtagtaccacattgtcaaatcatggaccaattaggcttaaaagattcgtctcgcaaattagtcgtaatctgtgtaattagttattttttagcctatactAATACgttatgcaggtgttcaaacgttcgatgtgacaaggtgtaaaatttttgtgtgggaactaaacagggcctaataaGATTGATCAGTGCCATGTCATCTGGCCTATTGTGGAGGCTTGGTGGAGTATTAAAAATGGGATGAGAAGGGTTCCCAGAATGTCTCAGTTTTCACCATGTGGTGTTAAATGCTGTTGAATTCTCAACTGAGAATTATTGACATTGTTGGAGTGTCAATTCTTCCCTTAAGTATAGCATTTTATACTTTGTTTGTCAAGAAGCTTGCGTTGATGATTTAGGAGTCGTTTAAGATCAGCAAGAAGGAACCGAGAAGGAGCGTGTGATACACATTCAGCTCCACATTTATAGCCGAAGCTTCTGCAGGACTGCAACATCGCTCTTGCCATGATGATAATAGTAGCAGATAACATCAGAACAGCACAAAACAATTGCTGTCAAGTCGCGATTAGTTTGTCACAGGTCAAAATGCTGTTGCTAATGCAGTTGATCATCTAACAATGTGCTAATTATGAGTTCTGACCACTCTACGATGTGACAGTGTGGTTGACCTTGGATTGCCAGAGGTTGATGAGTGATGGATTTATGAGTTTATCCTATTACTACAAGTCAGTTTTGCTGAGGTGAAAGTGAAACAATCTGAATGAAGAAGGGACAGGTTACAGTACTTGGCAACTTAGCTATGCTCAGAGTAATTGTATCATCATCTTGATGTAATTAAAGctcaataaaaaaattctattatataaaaaaacagtaCTTGGCGACCTCACCTTTCCTTGTCAGTTCTAGAAAAACAGAATCCTTCAAAACTCAAAAACCCAACATTTTTATCGATCACTATATCCCGCTGACTCGGGCGACTTCAGAACAGGTCCAAGTCGTAATTGACATTGTTTCAGGGGTCAAAACATTTTGTCATCGTAGTATACCTGGCATAAGTTGTACAAAATGGCTACAGTAATTCTTCATAAAATTTTCTCTGAAGGAGACTTCGAGGACAGCAAGTGGCATTCATTGTACAAAAAGCTTACAGTAATTCTTCATTAAAATTTCTCTAAAGGAAACTTCGAGGACAACAAGTCATTTGCATTCAACCTTCCATTGATGATTGTTCAGGTGCGCGGAACCTTCTGATGGAATAAATTATCTGAATTCATCTTCTGACGGAATGAGTTGTCTGAATTCATGGTTCAGTTCCTGAGctagtaagggtgtgtttagttcatgccaaaattagaagtttggttaaaattagaacaatgtgactgaaaagttggaagttcatgtgtgtaggaaagttttgatgtgatggaaaagttgaaagtttgaagaaaaaaattgtaactaaactcggcctaagttTGTACTATCTGAAGAACacttgggtgtgtttagttcacgccaaaattgaaagtttggctaaaattggaacgatgtgacggaaaagttgaaagtttgtgtgtgtaggaaagttttgatgtgatggaaaagttggaagtttgaagaaaaagtttagaactaaaaaAGGGCAAGATTTCTAATAGAGAGCACGAAATCTCTGCGTGTCATTCATTAAGACGGACTGACGGAAAGGAAACGGTCTAACTGAAGATTGCAAGACGGCAAAGCAACCAACATTTGCTGTCATATGTTCATTCAAAGGAAGTATATTGCACACAGTTTCTGCTTTATTTATTCTgatttttttcagaatattcTGTACATACTAAGATAAACCTGGGTAATTAACCACTGAATTATGGGATTCTAGTCTTATCATATTCCCTAGGGATGATCAGGCATGACAGCATGTGATAGACAATTAGACATGCATGCAAGTGAATCAATTTTAATCATTTGGTCTAAAGTCGGGACCAGATCATGGTCTTATCAGGTTGAATTGTTGACTAACTGGTATGTCTATCCGTCTGAAGAAATAGACCTTTCATCTAGCTCTGAGCAAATGTCAGTAATTTGTTCCAGGTCAAATGGTCAGTTTTGACAATCCATGCGTAGGGTGATTTCAGAGCTAGAGCATCTTAAAATGCTTCACCTCATCAAGTCTAAACCTGCAAGTCCAAGTTGACAACAGATAACCTTTTGTTCCAAGTTCATCTGCAAAACTTCAACATTGCCAATTTTTCCAGTCAAAAGCAGAACTGTTGGAAGGTCGTCTGCAATTGATGCTCCTAAATTACAAGCTTACAATCTGTCTCTGGGACCAGCAGAAGAAAAATGACAGGAGAGAGGCCCTTCATCTTGGACTGTATTTATTATGCAATTGTACTTGCATGGCTGCGAAAGAGATGCAAGAAACAAGGACAGAAAATGCATGCACAATGTGACTGAAAATGAACAGAAAAATTAGCTCTAGGCTGTAGCAGACCTGAAAACAGTCACAGAATAAACTGCATCCTCCTGGCTTTTTGTTGCACCAAACTGCTCATGGAAAGATACAACTAACTAAGGCACCGTTTTGAGTTcactgaagatgaagattaagtacgAGCATGCAAAATGAGAAAGCCATTAgttcatgattaattgagttttaattatttcaaacatgaaattttgatttatctgatattttaaagtaacttctatatataaatttttcgcacgaaatacaccgtttagtattTTGGAAAACCGTACTAATGGAAACCGAGGTAAAATCTGTATCGATCTTAATAAAAAAGAACGGGGCCTCTTGAGATGAGTGATTCCATCTCTGGAATTACGAATACGATGGCTCGAATTAAGTGTGGCTGCATAACTTTTTTCATCCTCTATTGCTACAAAATTTCAGCAACTCGGC from Oryza glaberrima chromosome 3, OglaRS2, whole genome shotgun sequence carries:
- the LOC127765950 gene encoding mitochondrial import inner membrane translocase subunit TIM14-3-like — its product is MATPLVAGLSVAAAAMGSRYMLQAWQAFRTRAAMPRVRRFYPGGFEREMTRREAALILGVRERAAFNKIKEAHKRVMVANHPDAGGSHYIASKINEAKDMLMGKGKSGSMF